From Thermoleophilum album:
GCGGCCACCCAAAACAGGCCGGCAAGCAAGGCCCAGGCGACGTAGCGGCTGACTAGCGACGCGCCGCGAAGCTCCACATCTTGTTCCCCACGAAATTGAGGGGGGTGGCGGTGACGATCGCGAGCGCCTGCGCCGGTAGCTCGGCTAAGCCCACCCCTGCCACGAGGAGCTCGAGGACCGCCGCGGCGAACAGGAAGGCGACGACACTGACGAGCAAAAAGCGTGGCGCCTGAAAAGCGGGCCGCCCGTCGCGGGCACGAAAGGTCCAGTGGCGGTTCCAGAAAAAGTTGTTCGTCAACGCGCAGACGAAGGCGACGGTGGCGGCGGCAAGGTAGTGCAGCCCGAGAGCGTGTATGGCGAGCGCGAAGACGGTCAGGTTGACGGCGTATCCCGAGGCGCCGACGACACAAAACTTGACTAGCTGCACCCAGTTGTGCGGCCTGCGCACACCCGCTCGAACGCGACCGGCGTAGGTGCCGATGCGCACCGCGCTAGCCCTCAAACGAGCCGTCGCGGCGCCTCCGTAAAGCGGACGACTCTCGCCCCCGGCGCGCTCGCCCGTCGGCGCCAGATCGCCGAGGCCGCCGTCGCCTGCGCGCTGAAGCTGCATCGCGTCGAATCTATCGGGCGCCGTCAGCGATCTCGAAGTGACGAGCGACGAGCGCGGCCACGTCGCAGAGGCGACAGGCATCGCGTAGCGGGTGGTTATCTCGTCCCCCGCCCGGGGGACGTGGAGGGTCGCGATCGAGACCGACAGCGACCAACACCCCCAGCGAGTCCTCGCGATCGAGCCCACCATGGCTTCCGCCGCCGACATGACTGGCACCGCCCCAGTCCACGAACTCGTAGCCCGGCTCGGCGCACACGACGACATCCCCAGATGTAGGCGCGGCGAGAGCCGACCACAGACGAGCGAGTGCGTCGGGGTTTCGCGCTGAGCGTACGGCGTCACCGCGCAGTTCGAGGCTGAGCGCAGCGCCATCGCCTTCCAGTGCCCAAGACGCTCCGAACTCGTCGCGGAACTCGCTGCCTGGCGCGAAGCGCAGCTCGGCAGTCGCGCTAGCGACGACCACCTCGTCGCGTTCTTTGTACGCGACAA
This genomic window contains:
- a CDS encoding GtrA family protein; this translates as MQLQRAGDGGLGDLAPTGERAGGESRPLYGGAATARLRASAVRIGTYAGRVRAGVRRPHNWVQLVKFCVVGASGYAVNLTVFALAIHALGLHYLAAATVAFVCALTNNFFWNRHWTFRARDGRPAFQAPRFLLVSVVAFLFAAAVLELLVAGVGLAELPAQALAIVTATPLNFVGNKMWSFAARR